Sequence from the Hamadaea flava genome:
GTTGCGATACCGTACAGCCTCACCGTCCAGATCGGCCGGAACACGGGGAGGCCGTCCCAGTGACCTTGCGCATCGCGTACCTCGGGCCGCCGGGCACGTTCACCTATCTGGCCGCGGCGCAGCTCTGGGAACGGACCGACGAGTTGCTGCCCAGCACCACTGTGCCCGAAGTCATCGACCGCGTCCGCTGGGGCGACTGCGACTTCGGCGTCGTCCCGGTGGAGAACACGGTCGAGGGGATCGTCACGGCCAGCCTCGACCAGCTGGTCTTCGGCAGCGGAGACGTCGTCGTCCTGCGCGAGATCTCGGTGCCCACCACGTTCCACGTGTACCGCGCCACCGGGGCGTCCGGGCCGCCGACCGGCATCGCCAGCCACCCGCACGGGCTCGCGCAGTGCACCCGATACGTCAACGCCGCCGGGCTGCCGACGAGGGTCTTCCAGTCCACGGCCGCCGCAGTCGAGGCTGCCGCCGCCGACCCGGGGCTGCTGGCGATCGCCGCCCCCGACCTGGCCGGCCGATACGCGGTCAGCCTCGTCGACAGCGGGATCGAGGACCACCCCGGCGTCGTCACCCGGTTCGCGTGTCTGGGTTCCCGGCGTCGGCAGGCCGACCTGCCCGCCCCGGACGAGGGGCTGAGCTGGAAGACGCTGCTGGCACTCACCCCGGCCACCCGGCCCGGCACCCTGGCCGACGTCTGCGTCCAGTTCTCCGACCAAGGCGTGAACATCCTGTCGTTGACGTCGCGTCCGCTGCCGGGCTTCGCCGGGGCGTACGTCTTCGTGCTGGCGCTGGCCGACACGCGTACCTCGGCGGGGTTG
This genomic interval carries:
- a CDS encoding prephenate dehydratase yields the protein MTLRIAYLGPPGTFTYLAAAQLWERTDELLPSTTVPEVIDRVRWGDCDFGVVPVENTVEGIVTASLDQLVFGSGDVVVLREISVPTTFHVYRATGASGPPTGIASHPHGLAQCTRYVNAAGLPTRVFQSTAAAVEAAAADPGLLAIAAPDLAGRYAVSLVDSGIEDHPGVVTRFACLGSRRRQADLPAPDEGLSWKTLLALTPATRPGTLADVCVQFSDQGVNILSLTSRPLPGFAGAYVFVLALADTRTSAGLARAVNGLLYTGVRVKFLGSFLSDHLLRPSRPDRPLSAPAGSFGLRDLHEVSAVFPGRP